The Cucumis melo cultivar AY chromosome 6, USDA_Cmelo_AY_1.0, whole genome shotgun sequence genome includes a region encoding these proteins:
- the LOC103496063 gene encoding transcription elongation factor 1 homolog isoform X2, with translation MGKRKSRAKPPPKKRMDKLDTVFSCPFCNHGTSVECRIDMKNLIGEASCRICQESFSTTITALSEAIDIYSEWIDECERVNNLEDDAA, from the exons ATGGGGAAACGTAAGTCAAGAGCAAAGCCCCCACCTAAGAAGAGAATGGACAAGCTTGATACTGTTTTTAGCTGTCCCTTCTGCAATCATGGGACCAGTGTCGAATGTCGCAT TGATATGAAGAACCTGATTGGGGAGGCCTCCTGTAGGATTTGCCAAGAAAGCTTTAGCACAACTATTACAG CCTTGAGTGAGGCAATAGACAT ATATAGTGAGTGGATCGACGAATGTGAGCGGGTCAACAACCTTGAAGACGATGCTGCCTAG
- the LOC103496063 gene encoding transcription elongation factor 1 homolog isoform X1, whose protein sequence is MGKRKSRAKPPPKKRMDKLDTVFSCPFCNHGTSVECRIDMKNLIGEASCRICQESFSTTITDIVSGSTNVSGSTTLKTMLPRGINWGSMKLGVFL, encoded by the exons ATGGGGAAACGTAAGTCAAGAGCAAAGCCCCCACCTAAGAAGAGAATGGACAAGCTTGATACTGTTTTTAGCTGTCCCTTCTGCAATCATGGGACCAGTGTCGAATGTCGCAT TGATATGAAGAACCTGATTGGGGAGGCCTCCTGTAGGATTTGCCAAGAAAGCTTTAGCACAACTATTACAG ATATAGTGAGTGGATCGACGAATGTGAGCGGGTCAACAACCTTGAAGACGATGCTGCCTAGAGGGATCAATTGGGGGAGCATGAAGCTTGGTGTTTTCCTATGA
- the LOC103496064 gene encoding protein SAWADEE HOMEODOMAIN HOMOLOG 2 isoform X1, translated as MGRPPSNGGPAFRFTASEVAEMETILQGHNNTMPAREVLVALADKFSESVERKGKIAVQMKQVWNWFQNRRYAIRAKTSKAPGKLAVSPVVQIESTPVRNVPQTVVVPAPTPVGTAKSAPENPLSEFEAKSGRDGAWYDVATFLSHRSVESGDPEVLVRFSGFGSEEDEWVNIRRNIRPRSLPCESSECVAVLPGDLILCFQEGKEQALYFDAHVLDTQRRRHDVRGCRCRFLVRYDHDQSEEIVQLRKICRRPETDYRLQQLHAVNEAASIEPSKSGMDSVLLSGQRINFETPQNPLSKDAALVIPNANPHINAHAQTSTQEARNTETNTAPITFSSGNHNAPTTFNSANLAGSSAFSSGIVTNTVSGGSADNVSDGKLLS; from the exons ATGGGTCGGCCTCCCAGCAATGGAGGCCCTGCCTTCCGCTTCACGGCTTCCGAG GTCGCGGAGATGGAAACTATATTGCAAGGACACAATAATACCATGCCAGCTCGGGAAGTTCTTGTTGCACTTGCTGATAAGTTCAG TGAATCAGTAGAACGGAAAGGGAAGATTGCTGTGCAAATGAAGCAA GTTTGGAATTGGTTCCAGAATAGACGATATGCTATCAGAGCAAAGACATCCAAGGCTCCTGGAAAGTTAGCTGTCTCTCCAGTTGTCCAAATTGAGTCAACCCCTGTGAGAAATGTGCCTCAAACCGTAGTTGTTCCTGCTCCCACACCAGTAG GCACCGCAAAGAGTGCTCCAGAAAATCCATtgtcggaatttgaagctaaaTCTGGGAGGGATGGTGCATG GTATGACGTTGCTACCTTTTTATCGCATAGATCTGTGGAAAGTGGTGACCCG GAAGTACTAGTAAGATTTTCTGGTTTTGGATCCGAGGAGGATGAGTGGGTTAATATACGAAGGAACATTAGACCTCGTTCTCTACCTTGTGAATCATCAGAATGTGTGGCGGTTCTTCCAGGCGATCTCATCTTATGCTTTCAG GAGGGAAAAGAGCAGGCACTTTACTTTGATGCCCACGTGCTTGATACACAACGAAGAAGGCATGATGTACGAGGTTGTCGATGCAGGTTTTTGGTTCGTTATGATCATGATCAATCTGAG GAAATTGTTCAGTTGAGAAAGATTTGCCGTCGACCTGAGACTGATTACCGGTTGCAACAGCTTCACGCCGTAAATGAAGCAGCATCCATTGAGCCCTCAAAGTCTGGCATGGATTCTGTACTGCTCAGTGGTCAGAGGATAAATTTCGAAACACCACAAAATCCACTTAGCAAGGATGCAGCCTTGGTTATACCAAATGCAAATCCCCATATAAATGCCCATGCCCAAACTAGTACTCAGGAAGCAAGGAATACTGAAACTAACACTGCTCCGATCACATTCAGTTCCGGTAATCACAATGCTCCAACCACATTCAACTCTGCTAATCTCGCAGGTAGCTCTGCATTCTCAAGTGGTATCGTGACAAACACTGTTTCTGGTGGGTCAGCTGACAATGTGTCTGATGGGAAGTTACTTAGTTGA
- the LOC103496064 gene encoding protein SAWADEE HOMEODOMAIN HOMOLOG 2 isoform X3 has translation MGRPPSNGGPAFRFTASEVAEMETILQGHNNTMPAREVLVALADKFSESVERKGKIAVQMKQVWNWFQNRRYAIRAKTSKAPGKLAVSPVVQIESTPVRNVPQTVVVPAPTPVGTAKSAPENPLSEFEAKSGRDGAWYDVATFLSHRSVESGDPEVLVRFSGFGSEEDEWVNIRRNIRPRSLPCESSECVAVLPGDLILCFQEGKEQALYFDAHVLDTQRRRHDVRGCRCRFLVRYDHDQSEEIVQLRKICRRPETDYRLQQLHAVNEAASIEPSKSGMDSVLLSGQRINFETPQNPLSKDAALVIPNANPHINAHAQTSTQEARNTETNTAPITFSSGNHNAPTTFNSANLAGLMPQV, from the exons ATGGGTCGGCCTCCCAGCAATGGAGGCCCTGCCTTCCGCTTCACGGCTTCCGAG GTCGCGGAGATGGAAACTATATTGCAAGGACACAATAATACCATGCCAGCTCGGGAAGTTCTTGTTGCACTTGCTGATAAGTTCAG TGAATCAGTAGAACGGAAAGGGAAGATTGCTGTGCAAATGAAGCAA GTTTGGAATTGGTTCCAGAATAGACGATATGCTATCAGAGCAAAGACATCCAAGGCTCCTGGAAAGTTAGCTGTCTCTCCAGTTGTCCAAATTGAGTCAACCCCTGTGAGAAATGTGCCTCAAACCGTAGTTGTTCCTGCTCCCACACCAGTAG GCACCGCAAAGAGTGCTCCAGAAAATCCATtgtcggaatttgaagctaaaTCTGGGAGGGATGGTGCATG GTATGACGTTGCTACCTTTTTATCGCATAGATCTGTGGAAAGTGGTGACCCG GAAGTACTAGTAAGATTTTCTGGTTTTGGATCCGAGGAGGATGAGTGGGTTAATATACGAAGGAACATTAGACCTCGTTCTCTACCTTGTGAATCATCAGAATGTGTGGCGGTTCTTCCAGGCGATCTCATCTTATGCTTTCAG GAGGGAAAAGAGCAGGCACTTTACTTTGATGCCCACGTGCTTGATACACAACGAAGAAGGCATGATGTACGAGGTTGTCGATGCAGGTTTTTGGTTCGTTATGATCATGATCAATCTGAG GAAATTGTTCAGTTGAGAAAGATTTGCCGTCGACCTGAGACTGATTACCGGTTGCAACAGCTTCACGCCGTAAATGAAGCAGCATCCATTGAGCCCTCAAAGTCTGGCATGGATTCTGTACTGCTCAGTGGTCAGAGGATAAATTTCGAAACACCACAAAATCCACTTAGCAAGGATGCAGCCTTGGTTATACCAAATGCAAATCCCCATATAAATGCCCATGCCCAAACTAGTACTCAGGAAGCAAGGAATACTGAAACTAACACTGCTCCGATCACATTCAGTTCCGGTAATCACAATGCTCCAACCACATTCAACTCTGCTAATCTCGCAG GACTCATGCCTCAAGTGTAG
- the LOC103496064 gene encoding protein SAWADEE HOMEODOMAIN HOMOLOG 2 isoform X2 produces the protein METILQGHNNTMPAREVLVALADKFSESVERKGKIAVQMKQVWNWFQNRRYAIRAKTSKAPGKLAVSPVVQIESTPVRNVPQTVVVPAPTPVGTAKSAPENPLSEFEAKSGRDGAWYDVATFLSHRSVESGDPEVLVRFSGFGSEEDEWVNIRRNIRPRSLPCESSECVAVLPGDLILCFQEGKEQALYFDAHVLDTQRRRHDVRGCRCRFLVRYDHDQSEEIVQLRKICRRPETDYRLQQLHAVNEAASIEPSKSGMDSVLLSGQRINFETPQNPLSKDAALVIPNANPHINAHAQTSTQEARNTETNTAPITFSSGNHNAPTTFNSANLAGSSAFSSGIVTNTVSGGSADNVSDGKLLS, from the exons ATGGAAACTATATTGCAAGGACACAATAATACCATGCCAGCTCGGGAAGTTCTTGTTGCACTTGCTGATAAGTTCAG TGAATCAGTAGAACGGAAAGGGAAGATTGCTGTGCAAATGAAGCAA GTTTGGAATTGGTTCCAGAATAGACGATATGCTATCAGAGCAAAGACATCCAAGGCTCCTGGAAAGTTAGCTGTCTCTCCAGTTGTCCAAATTGAGTCAACCCCTGTGAGAAATGTGCCTCAAACCGTAGTTGTTCCTGCTCCCACACCAGTAG GCACCGCAAAGAGTGCTCCAGAAAATCCATtgtcggaatttgaagctaaaTCTGGGAGGGATGGTGCATG GTATGACGTTGCTACCTTTTTATCGCATAGATCTGTGGAAAGTGGTGACCCG GAAGTACTAGTAAGATTTTCTGGTTTTGGATCCGAGGAGGATGAGTGGGTTAATATACGAAGGAACATTAGACCTCGTTCTCTACCTTGTGAATCATCAGAATGTGTGGCGGTTCTTCCAGGCGATCTCATCTTATGCTTTCAG GAGGGAAAAGAGCAGGCACTTTACTTTGATGCCCACGTGCTTGATACACAACGAAGAAGGCATGATGTACGAGGTTGTCGATGCAGGTTTTTGGTTCGTTATGATCATGATCAATCTGAG GAAATTGTTCAGTTGAGAAAGATTTGCCGTCGACCTGAGACTGATTACCGGTTGCAACAGCTTCACGCCGTAAATGAAGCAGCATCCATTGAGCCCTCAAAGTCTGGCATGGATTCTGTACTGCTCAGTGGTCAGAGGATAAATTTCGAAACACCACAAAATCCACTTAGCAAGGATGCAGCCTTGGTTATACCAAATGCAAATCCCCATATAAATGCCCATGCCCAAACTAGTACTCAGGAAGCAAGGAATACTGAAACTAACACTGCTCCGATCACATTCAGTTCCGGTAATCACAATGCTCCAACCACATTCAACTCTGCTAATCTCGCAGGTAGCTCTGCATTCTCAAGTGGTATCGTGACAAACACTGTTTCTGGTGGGTCAGCTGACAATGTGTCTGATGGGAAGTTACTTAGTTGA
- the LOC103496066 gene encoding uncharacterized protein LOC103496066 produces MPTLLRSPTSKSRLLSPFLISGFRTLVTTCRAVLLPHFGGPEVLQLRSDVPVPILKPHEVLVRTRAVSINPLDTRMRSGYGRSIFEPLLPVILGRDISGEVAAVGSSVRSVSVGDEVFGALHPTAVRGTYADYAILSEEELSAKPVSLSHVEASAIPFAALTAWRALKSTARIREGQRVLVIGGGGAVGYAAVQLSVASGCHVATTCGSQSIEKLLAAGSEQAVDYTTEGIEFKIKGKFDAVLDTIGVPDTERIGIYLLNRGGHYMTLQGEAASLTDRYGLVLGLPFSTGVLLQKQLKYRFSHAIEYWWTYMRADSEGLEEIRRLCEAEKLKIPVEKTFPITQVREAHDAKDKNLIPGKVVLEFD; encoded by the exons ATGCCGACTCTACTGCGATCTCCCACCTCAAAGTCCCGACTTCTATCCCCTTTTCTAATTTCTGGGTTTAGAACCCTCGTCACCACGTGCAGAGCCGTCCTTTTGCCTCACTTTGGTGGTCCGGAGGTCCTCCAACTCCGCTCCGACGTTCCCGTCCCCATTCTCAAGCCTCATGAAGTTCTTGTCCGCACCCGCGCTGTTTCCATCAACCCACTTGATACCCGA ATGCGATCGGGTTATGGTCGTTCAATCTTTGAACCACTTTTACCGGTCATTTTGGGCCGTGATATCAGTGGTGAAGTTGCGGCTGTTGGTTCTTCTGTTCGTTCAGTAAGTGTTGGAGATGAAGTTTTTGGTGCTTTGCATCCAACTGCTGTGAGGGGTACTTATGCTGATTATGCAATTCTTTCAGAAGAGGAATTAAGTGCTAAACCAGTGTCGCTTTCACATGTG GAAGCAAGTGCCATTCCTTTTGCTGCACTGACTGCATGGCGGGCTTTAAAAAGTACTGCTAGAATCAGAGAGGG GCAACGGGTTTTAGTAATTGGCGGTGGAGGAGCTGTAGGTTATGCCGCAGTTCAGCTTTCAGTTGCTTCAGGCTGCCATGTTGCAACTACTTGTGGAAGTCAAAGTATAGAAAAATTACTAGCAGCAGGTTCTGAGCAAGCAGTTGACTATACTACTGAG GgcattgaattcaaaataaagGGGAAATTTGATGCTGTATTGGATACAATTGGCGTGCCAGATACAGAAAGGATTGGCATCTATCTTTTGAATAGAGGTGGACACTATATGACACTTCAG GGCGAGGCTGCATCATTGACTGATAGATATGGGCTAGTTCTCGGGCTTCCTTTTTCTACGGGTGTCTTGTTGCAGAAACAGCTCAAGTATAGGTTCTCTCATGCAATTG AATATTGGTGGACATACATGAGGGCGGATTCCGAAGGTTTAGAAGAGATCAGGAGGCTATGTGAAGCTGAAAAGCTGAAGATACCGGTTGAGAAAACGTTTCCTATCACACAAGTAAGGGAGGCTCATGATGCAAAGGACAAGAACCTCATTCCTGGTAAAGTGGTGCTAGAGTTTGATTGA